A portion of the Pseudomonas koreensis genome contains these proteins:
- a CDS encoding response regulator transcription factor, producing the protein MEWFVNKPNAVKILVVDDQPLIVEELCEFLESSGYRCVPCDSSLEAIELFRADPDIGLVLSDLHMPDMDGIELIQALQRLAGKQRVFEAIMLTGRADKQDVIKALRAGIADYYQKPIDLAELLEGVQRQDLALQERQKNLHLGHLNQKLQFLSESIDDLYQDLDKVRRSPAPVVSEGEPESAEMPAVFSQLSPRQLDVARLVGKGQTNYQIACELGITENTVKLYVSQVLRLTHMHNRTQLALALSPGSSAGRQRVTAH; encoded by the coding sequence ATGGAGTGGTTCGTGAACAAGCCTAATGCGGTAAAAATCCTCGTGGTCGATGATCAGCCGCTGATCGTCGAAGAGCTGTGTGAGTTTCTGGAGAGCAGTGGCTACCGCTGCGTGCCGTGCGACTCGAGTCTGGAAGCCATCGAGCTGTTCAGGGCGGACCCGGACATCGGTCTGGTGCTGAGCGATTTGCACATGCCGGACATGGATGGCATCGAGTTGATCCAGGCGTTGCAGCGGCTGGCCGGCAAGCAGCGGGTGTTCGAGGCGATCATGCTCACCGGGCGCGCCGACAAGCAGGATGTGATCAAGGCGTTGCGTGCGGGGATTGCCGATTACTATCAGAAGCCGATTGATCTGGCTGAGTTGCTCGAAGGCGTACAGCGTCAGGACCTGGCTTTGCAGGAGCGGCAGAAGAATCTGCATCTGGGGCATCTGAATCAGAAGTTGCAGTTTTTGTCCGAGTCGATTGATGACCTTTATCAGGATCTGGACAAGGTGCGGCGCTCGCCCGCGCCGGTGGTGAGTGAGGGTGAGCCTGAGTCTGCCGAGATGCCGGCGGTGTTCAGTCAGTTGTCGCCGCGGCAGTTGGATGTGGCGCGGTTGGTGGGCAAGGGGCAGACCAATTATCAGATTGCCTGTGAGTTGGGGATTACCGAGAACACGGTGAAGTTGTATGTGTCGCAGGTTTTGCGGTTGACGCATATGCATAATCGGACGCAGTTGGCTTTGGCGCTTTCTCCTGGTAGTTCGGCGGGGCGGCAGCGGGTTACGGCGCATTGA
- a CDS encoding TadE/TadG family type IV pilus assembly protein: MKNGFRRSQKGAVAIEFALVFIIFFAVFYGLVSYGLPFVMMQSFNQATAEAVRRSVAVDPTTPNYSTVVVNTANAALSQQLQWLPSALNLVVGVDTSSAYDTGTGTLTVSVNYPVSKLNQIMPFLVLPGIGTVPNLPTHLTARSSLQF; encoded by the coding sequence ATGAAAAACGGCTTCCGCAGGTCGCAAAAAGGTGCGGTGGCGATCGAATTCGCCTTGGTGTTCATCATCTTTTTCGCGGTGTTTTACGGGCTGGTCAGCTACGGCCTGCCCTTCGTGATGATGCAATCGTTCAACCAGGCCACCGCCGAAGCGGTACGTCGCAGTGTCGCGGTGGACCCGACCACGCCGAACTATTCGACGGTGGTGGTCAACACTGCCAATGCCGCGCTGAGCCAACAACTGCAATGGCTGCCCTCGGCCCTGAATCTGGTGGTCGGGGTCGACACCAGCTCAGCATACGACACGGGTACCGGCACCCTGACCGTCAGCGTCAATTACCCGGTGAGCAAGCTCAATCAGATCATGCCGTTTCTGGTGCTGCCGGGCATTGGCACAGTGCCCAATCTGCCCACGCACCTGACTGCCCGCTCGAGCCTGCAATTTTGA
- a CDS encoding A24 family peptidase — MQISLVLIWLAICAAQDARQRRISNALTLGVGALALVWLLATGSTWLGADAGQGGWACLIALLLTLPGYFLGRMGAGDVKLMTALGLATNGIFVLGAFIGAGVASVLWLLLAPKVWPHMGQGLTEPLRHLAPDKSKKLPFAPFVLIGVVFSLYWIG; from the coding sequence ATGCAGATTTCTCTTGTTCTGATCTGGCTGGCGATCTGTGCTGCGCAAGATGCCCGGCAGCGGCGCATTTCCAACGCATTGACGTTAGGCGTGGGCGCGCTGGCGCTGGTCTGGTTGCTGGCGACCGGCAGCACCTGGCTGGGCGCTGACGCGGGGCAGGGTGGATGGGCGTGTCTGATCGCTTTGCTGCTGACATTACCCGGTTATTTCCTCGGCCGCATGGGCGCCGGCGATGTGAAATTAATGACAGCCCTGGGTCTTGCGACGAACGGCATCTTTGTTCTCGGCGCGTTTATCGGCGCGGGCGTGGCCAGCGTGTTGTGGCTGCTGCTCGCGCCAAAAGTCTGGCCTCATATGGGTCAAGGGCTTACGGAGCCTTTGCGCCATCTGGCCCCTGACAAGTCAAAAAAGCTGCCATTTGCACCGTTCGTGCTGATCGGTGTGGTGTTTTCGCTGTACTGGATTGGCTAG